Proteins from a single region of Lelliottia sp. JS-SCA-14:
- a CDS encoding helix-turn-helix transcriptional regulator: protein MSRSLLTNETSELDLLDQRPFDQTDFDILKSYEAVVDGLAMLIGSHCEIVLHSLQDLKCSAIRIANGEHTGRKIGSPITDLALRMLHDMTGADSSVSKCYFTRAKSGVLMKSETIAIRNRDHRVIGLLCININLDVPFSQIMSTFVPPETPEVNSSVNFASSVEDLVTQTLEFTIEEVNADRNVSNNAKNRQIVLNLYEKGIFDIKDAINQVADRLNISKHTVYLYIRQFKSGDFLGQEK from the coding sequence ATGTCCAGGTCGCTTTTAACCAACGAAACCAGTGAACTCGATTTGCTGGATCAACGTCCTTTCGACCAGACCGACTTCGATATTCTCAAATCCTACGAAGCGGTGGTGGACGGGTTAGCGATGCTCATTGGCTCCCACTGCGAAATCGTATTGCACTCCCTGCAAGATCTGAAATGTTCCGCCATCCGCATTGCTAATGGTGAGCACACTGGCCGTAAAATTGGATCGCCAATTACCGACCTTGCACTGCGTATGCTGCACGACATGACCGGCGCGGACAGCAGCGTCTCCAAATGCTATTTTACTCGTGCCAAAAGCGGCGTTCTGATGAAGTCAGAAACGATCGCCATCCGTAACCGCGATCACCGCGTCATCGGGCTGCTGTGTATCAACATCAACCTTGATGTGCCCTTCTCTCAAATCATGAGCACCTTTGTTCCGCCTGAAACGCCGGAAGTGAACTCGTCGGTGAACTTTGCTTCCTCGGTGGAAGACCTCGTCACTCAGACGCTGGAGTTCACCATCGAAGAGGTGAATGCCGATCGCAACGTATCGAACAACGCCAAGAACCGCCAGATCGTGCTGAACCTCTATGAGAAAGGTATTTTCGATATTAAGGATGCGATTAACCAGGTAGCCGATCGCCTGAACATCTCCAAGCACACGGTTTATCTCTACATCCGCCAGTTCAAAAGCGGTGATTTTCTGGGACAAGAGAAGTAA
- the rpsL gene encoding 30S ribosomal protein S12, with product MATVNQLVRKPRARKVAKSNVPALEACPQKRGVCTRVYTTTPKKPNSALRKVCRVRLTNGFEVTSYIGGEGHNLQEHSVILIRGGRVKDLPGVRYHTVRGALDCSGVKDRKQARSKYGVKRPKA from the coding sequence ATGGCAACAGTTAACCAGCTGGTACGCAAACCACGCGCTCGCAAAGTTGCAAAAAGCAACGTGCCTGCGCTGGAAGCCTGCCCGCAGAAACGTGGCGTATGTACTCGTGTATATACCACCACTCCTAAGAAACCAAACTCCGCACTGCGTAAAGTATGTCGTGTGCGTTTGACCAACGGTTTTGAAGTGACTTCCTACATCGGTGGTGAAGGTCACAACCTGCAGGAACACTCCGTGATCCTGATCCGTGGCGGTCGTGTAAAAGACCTTCCGGGTGTTCGTTATCACACCGTTCGTGGTGCGCTCGACTGCTCCGGCGTTAAAGACCGTAAGCAAGCTCGCTCCAAGTATGGCGTGAAGCGTCCTAAGGCTTAA
- the tusB gene encoding sulfurtransferase complex subunit TusB has protein sequence MLHTLRHSPWQCDIEGLLRMLGEGDDLLLIQDGVLAAIEGSRFVEILNNAPITVSALKEDIAARGLVGQISAKIGAVSYTDFVNLTVKHATQMSW, from the coding sequence ATGCTCCATACCTTGCGCCACTCCCCGTGGCAGTGCGACATCGAAGGGTTGCTGAGAATGCTGGGTGAAGGCGACGATCTGTTGCTGATCCAGGACGGTGTTCTGGCCGCAATTGAGGGCAGCCGCTTTGTTGAAATTCTCAACAATGCCCCCATTACTGTCTCTGCGCTAAAGGAAGACATTGCTGCCCGTGGCCTTGTTGGTCAAATTTCAGCCAAAATCGGCGCGGTTAGCTATACTGATTTCGTCAATCTGACGGTGAAACACGCCACTCAAATGAGTTGGTGA
- the tusC gene encoding sulfurtransferase complex subunit TusC — MNRIAFVFTSAPHGSAAGREGLDALLATSSLTEDIGVFFIGDGVFQILAGQHPQQILARDYIATFKVLPLYDIETFWVCAASLKERGLDENSAMVLDATVISPQALREQLSHYQTVLTF, encoded by the coding sequence ATGAACCGCATTGCATTTGTATTTACCTCCGCCCCTCACGGCAGCGCGGCGGGCAGGGAAGGGCTGGATGCGCTTTTGGCAACCTCGTCGCTGACGGAAGATATCGGCGTGTTCTTTATCGGTGATGGCGTCTTCCAGATTCTGGCCGGGCAACACCCGCAGCAGATTCTGGCACGAGACTATATTGCGACCTTTAAAGTTTTACCGCTTTACGACATCGAGACATTCTGGGTTTGTGCGGCCTCTTTAAAAGAGCGCGGGCTGGATGAAAACAGCGCCATGGTGCTGGACGCCACCGTCATTTCCCCACAAGCGTTACGCGAACAACTCTCCCATTATCAAACTGTTCTGACTTTCTGA
- the tusD gene encoding sulfurtransferase complex subunit TusD, giving the protein MRFAIMVTGPAYGTQQASSALQFAEALLAAGHQLESVFFYREGVYNANQLTSPASDEFDLVRAWQNLNEQQGVELHICVAAALRRGVTDNAEAERLGLAAANLQPGFSLSGLGALAQAALTCDRMVQF; this is encoded by the coding sequence ATGCGTTTTGCCATCATGGTGACGGGGCCGGCTTACGGTACTCAGCAGGCCAGTAGCGCTTTGCAATTCGCTGAGGCGTTGTTGGCTGCCGGGCATCAGCTGGAGAGCGTTTTTTTCTATCGCGAAGGGGTCTACAACGCGAATCAGTTGACTTCACCGGCATCGGATGAGTTTGATCTGGTGCGCGCTTGGCAGAATCTTAACGAGCAGCAGGGCGTCGAACTGCACATCTGCGTAGCGGCGGCCTTGCGTCGCGGCGTGACGGATAACGCTGAAGCTGAGCGTCTCGGTCTTGCGGCGGCGAACCTCCAGCCTGGATTTTCTCTGAGTGGGTTAGGCGCGCTGGCGCAAGCGGCACTGACCTGCGATCGGATGGTGCAATTCTGA